The following proteins are co-located in the Candida dubliniensis CD36 chromosome 3, complete sequence genome:
- a CDS encoding polyamine transporter, putative (Similar to S. cerevisiae TPO1;~In S. cerevisiae: ecognizes spermine, putrescine, and spermidine; catalyzes uptake of polyamines at alkaline pH and excretion at acidic pH), whose product MDSKKTSFESNHKELSASSSNESNEVLEFTVSNYETLQQQQKENGNRRNSVRRKSLEAIKKCITGESKYESAETKDYSVHHIYGDLDSDAIEIQRTQTRNIILTKLESRVEDNNNTYNDEHEVECQDTISVIPDTNIEISQHGKEFNTIDPELITWNGSDDVEDPRNWPINKKVFLLGFVSLYALVAPMSSSMLSPAMTFIAKDFHITSPIIKSMVVSIQILAWAFGPLIIAPLSEHDYIGRKLVLDVSCWMSLFFNLGCAFSQTTAQMMVCRFIGGLFGCVPMNVCAGVISDMFDAQSRNAALAGYSLVPLLGPVIAPVISGFIVDHKQWRWTFYVLCIFNGFVAITATFLFKETYSPTLLKRKAKKLREQTGNANLHTIYEIADGETKLGKIWICMVRPIKLLFTHPMIVGLGSFMAFTYGFMYLMIVTFPEIFGNQYGYSKSVTGLMYIPMGIGFIIGVIFWTYMVGNVYERLTRRNNGVAKPEFRLPCLIASSIFIPIGLIWFGWSAQRKLHWIMPGIGSAIFAMGLVCVFQTIQNYLIDMNVRYAASSVAAAALFRSLFGFSFPLFANKMYSALGYGWANTMCAFIGIFLGVPFPIFCYMYGEKIRHWADKRIEKEQLRRDQKNLEKLKLKNDSVV is encoded by the coding sequence ATGGACAGCAAAAAAACATCCTTTGAATCAAACCATAAAGAGCTCTCGgcttcttcatcaaatgaATCCAATGAAGTTCTAGAATTTACAGTATCTAATTATGAAACTCtacagcaacaacaaaaagaaaatggtAACAGACGAAATTCAGTACGTCGCAAATCATTAGAAGCAATTAAGAAATGTATTACTGGAGAGTCTAAGTATGAATCCGCTGAAACTAAGGATTACTCAGTTCATCATATTTATGGGGATTTAGACTCTGATGCGATAGAGATTCAACGTACACAAACTagaaatataattttaacAAAACTAGAAAGTAGAGTCGAGgataacaataatactTACAATGACGAGCATGAAGTTGAATGTCAAGATACCATAAGTGTCATCCCCGATACAAATATCGAGATTTCCCAACATGGTAAAGAGTTTAATACAATAGACCCAGAATTAATCACATGGAATGGGTCCGATGATGTTGAAGACCCAAGAAATTGgccaataaacaaaaaagtattTTTGCTTGGATTCGTATCATTATATGCTTTAGTTGCTCCCATGTCATCATCAATGTTATCTCCAGCAATGACATTTATAGCAAAAGATTTCCACATTACATCGCCCATCATAAAATCAATGGTGGTTTCAATACAAATTCTAGCATGGGCATTTGGACCATTAATAATTGCCCCCTTATCTGAACATGATTATATTGGTCGTAAACTAGTTCTTGATGTGTCATGTTGGATGTCATTATTCTTCAATCTTGGATGTGCATTTTCTCAAACCACGGCACAAATGATGGTGTGTCGATTTATTGGCGGTTTGTTTGGTTGTGTCCCCATGAATGTATGTGCTGGTGTCATTTCTGATATGTTTGATGCCCAATCCCGGAATGCAGCATTAGCGGGGTATTCTTTAGTTCCGTTGTTAGGACCAGTGATTGCTCCAGTGATATCAGGATTTATTGTCGATCATAAGCAATGGCGTTGGACATTCTATGTGTTGTGCATCTTCAATGGATTTGTTGCCATCACTGCcacttttttatttaaagaaaCTTATTCACCAACATTATTGAAACGTAAGGCCAAAAAATTGCGAGAACAAACAGGAAATGCCAATCTTCACACCATCTATGAAATTGCTGACGGAGAAACAAAATTGGGTAAAATATGGATTTGTATGGTTAGaccaatcaaattattatttactcATCCCATGATTGTCGGGTTGGGGTCATTCATGGCATTTACATATGGGTTCATGTACTTGATGATTGTGACATTCCCAGAAATATTTGGCAACCAGTATGGATATAGCAAAAGTGTGACTGGATTAATGTATATCCCTATGGGTATTGGCTTTATAATTGGGGTCATATTTTGGACATATATGGTTGGTAATGTTTATGAACGGTTGACCCGCAGAAACAACGGGGTTGCCAAACCAGAATTTAGATTGCCTTGTTTAATTGCATCCTCAATATTTATTCCCATTGGATTAATTTGGTTTGGTTGGTCTGCTCAAAGAAAGTTGCATTGGATCATGCCTGGTATTGGCAGCGCAATATTTGCCATGGGATTAGTATGTGTGtttcaaacaattcaaaactATTTGATCGATATGAATGTGAGATATGCTGCCAGTTcagttgctgctgctgcctTGTTTAGATCGTTGTTTGGATTTAGTTTCCCATTGTTTGCCAATAAGATGTATAGTGCATTAGGTTATGGCTGGGCCAATACCATGTGTGCATTCAttggtatttttttgggaGTTCCATtcccaattttttgttatatGTATGGTGAAAAAATAAGACATTGGGCCGacaaaagaattgaaaaagaacaattgaGAAGAGATCAAAAGAATTTAGAGAaattaaagttgaaaaatgatAGTGTTGTATAG